A region from the Dendropsophus ebraccatus isolate aDenEbr1 chromosome 1, aDenEbr1.pat, whole genome shotgun sequence genome encodes:
- the EPOR gene encoding erythropoietin receptor yields the protein MPSWTGTAYTMSGKPQALYCKCLVLVMWMALCSGTEDQTALASLLHDVYSVIEEKLVIPFCFTDTLYDLTCFWNSNRSDASSYIFYYKEKGETCKLTSVAASNGSWWHVCHFPVDQVDLFAIDPVSITVVDTWDNSNFSRNCQTEKVVYLEPIKNFTVNEQLKPKGLLIILKETTNDLMSNSLTYQVKYTIGKTNIEKTEAFERPVAQQGYVRLFLHDIVKGTEYIFSIRVKADGDFDGYWSQWTDFPMKTSDDVDVLQVMLYVIGGLIVVVTIILIATYQRRFLKKKVWPQIPSPEHHFKELYTTHKGNFKLWLDQTDAYLTWISRNIFNEAPISTLEVLSELPNAMAAPPPTAQLLPKDSYVSLDETFSPHFPAWLITQRQVDAQLELQRSAEASSQEKTSRSAGRPEEDVMERNPEEVPSVEESRSHPTKEKPGCLTILREDSLNSEEGKQSPGSSFEYTVLETCDGLLSPRTRSIPPRQPLKYAYLQMSESGQESPPPSPNIYQNSICAQLPTPIYSQC from the exons TGTACAGCGTCATCGAAGAGAAGCTTGTGATTCCGTTCTGCTTCACAGATACCCTCTATGATCTTACCTGTTTCTGGAATAGCAACAGATCAGACGCGTCCAGCtatatattttactataaaga AAAGGGGGAAACGTGCAAATTAACATCCGTGGCGGCATCCAATGGCTCCTGGTGGCACGTATGTCACTTTCCGGTTGACCAAGTCGACTTATTTGCTATCGATCCTGTTTCCATTACCGTGGTAGATACATGGGATAACAGCAACTTCAGCCGAAACTGTCAGACTGAGAAAGTGG TTTACCTGGAGCCCATTAAAAACTTCACAGTAAACGAGCAGCTGAAGCCGAAGGGATTGCTGATCATCCTGAAGGAGACGACCAATGACCTGATGTCCAATTCCCTGACATATCAAGTCAAATACACAATTGGGAAGACCAACATTGAGAAAACAGAAGCATTTGAAAGG CCTGTAGCACAGCAGGGCTATGTGAGGCTCTTCCTCCATGATATTGTTAAAGGGACTGAATACATCTTCAGCATCAGAGTCAAGGCAGATGGGGACTTTGATGGCTACTGGAGTCAATGGACGGACTTTCCCATGAAGACATCAGATG ATGTGGACGTTCTTCAGGTTATGCTGTATGTGATCGGTGGTCTCATTGTGGTCGTCACCATCATCCTGATAGCTACATATCAGAGGAG GTTCCTCAAGAAGAAGGTGTGGCCGCAAATCCCAAGTCCAGAACATCACTtcaaggagctatatactactcatAAGGGCAATTTTAag CTGTGGTTGGATCAGACAGATGCTTACCTTACATGGATCTCTAGAAATATCTTCAATGAAGCCCCCATCTCTACCCTGGAGGTCCTCTCAGAACTTCCCAATGCGATGGCCGCTCCTCCACCTACAGCACAGCTACTTCCCAAAGACAGCTATGTGTCCCTGGATGAGACCTTCTCCCCCCACTTCCCTGCCTGGTTGATAACCCAGAGACAAGTAGATGCCCAGCTGGAGCTACAAAGATCAGCAGAGGCTTCTAGTCAGGAGAAGACGTCCAGGAGTGCAGGAAGACCAGAGGAAGATGTGATGGAGAGGAACCCTGAGGAGGTCCCATCTGTGGAGGAAAGCAGGAGCCACCCTACAAAGGAGAAGCCAGGCTGTCTGACCATCCTGAGGGAGGACTCGCTGAACTCAGAGGAAGGGAAGCAGAGTCCGGGATCCAGCTTTGAGTACACAGTATTAGAGACATGTGATGGGCTCCTATCCCCCAGGACTCGCTCCATTCCTCCACGACAGCCTCTTAAGTATGCTTACCTACAGATGTCCGAGTCGGGGCAAGAAAGTCCTCCACCATCTCCAAACATTTACCAGAACAGCATCTGTGCCCAGTTACCAACCCCTATCTACTCCCAATGCTGA